Proteins from one Mercurialis annua linkage group LG7, ddMerAnnu1.2, whole genome shotgun sequence genomic window:
- the LOC126655962 gene encoding aminopeptidase P1, whose amino-acid sequence MAETLSSLRSLMASHSPPLDALVVPSEDYHQSEYVSARDKRRQFVSGFTGSAGLALITMTEARLWTDGRYFLQATQQLSDEWTLMRMGEDPPVDTWMADNLPEQASVGIDQWCISVDAAQRWESAFAEKQQKLVQTITNLVDEVWKDRPPAETNPAVIHPLKFTGLSVADKLQGLREKLRFERARGMIIATLDEVAWLYNIRGSDVSYCPVVHAFAIVTLSSAFLYVDKKKVSNEVHSYLKENGIEVREYTEVSSDAVSLASDKLRPSAVKGTDAEKIRSCETSVENGASELEGNQIDLIWVDPGSCCYALYSKLDSDKVLLKQSPLALAKALKNPVELEGMKNAHIRDGAAVVEYLVWLDKQMQDIYGASGYFLEGESANKKKDSETRKLTEVTVSDKLEGFRASKEHFRGLSFPTISSVGPNAAIIHYSPEAESCAELDPNSIYLFDSGAQYLDGTTDITRTVHFGKPSAHEKACYTAVLKGHIALGNARFPNGTNGHALDILARIPLWKYGLDYRHGTGHGIGSYLNVHEGPHLISFRPQARNVPIQASMTVTDEPGYYEDGNFGIRLENVLIVKDGNTPFNFGEKGYLAFEHITWAPYQKKLIDLSLLLPDEVEWLNTYNSRCRDILAPYLNESENAWLKKATEPIVA is encoded by the exons ATGGCGGAAACTTTGAGTTCTTTAAGGTCACTAATGGCTTCTCACTCTCCTCCTCTCGATGCTTTAGTTGTCCCTTCTGAAGATTATCATCAG AGTGAGTACGTTTCCGCTAGAGATAAACGGCGTCAATTTGTTTCTGGTTTCACCGGAAGCGCAG GTTTGGCGCTTATTACAATGACGGAAGCAAGACTGTGGACCGATGGAAGGTATTTCTTGCAGGCTACACAGCAACTTAGTGATGAGTGGACACTTATGCGTATGGGAGAGGATCCTCCTGTTGATACTTGGATGGCTGAT AATTTGCCGGAACAAGCATCTGTTGGTATTGATCAATGGTGTATATCAGTAGACGCTGCACAGAGGTGGGAGTCTGCTTTTGCTGAAAAACAACAGAAGCTGGTTCAAACTATAACCAACTTGGTAGATGAGGTTTGGAAAGATAGACCACCAGCAGAAACAAATCCAGCTGTTATCCATCCATTGAAATTTACAGGTTTGTCAGTCGCAGACAAGTTGCAGGGTCTGAGAGAAAAGCTTAGATTTGAGAGAGCTCGTGGGATGATCATTGCAACACTAGATGAG GTTGCTTGGTTGTATAACATTCGTGGCAGTGATGTGTCCTATTGTCCTGTTGTTCATGCATTTGCTATAGTAACACTTAGCTCAGCCTTCCTTTATGTGGACAAGAAGAAGGTCTCCAACGAG GTACACTCTTATTTGAAGGAAAATGGGATTGAAGTTCGTGAGTACACTGAAGTGAGCTCAGATGCTGTTTCGCTTGCATCTGATAAGCTTCGACCATCTGCAGTCAAAGGAACTGATGCTGAAAAGATCCGTTCTTGTGAGACATCCGTAGAAAATGGTGCATCTGAATTAGAAGGAAACCAAATTGACCTTATATGGGTTGATCCTGGTTCTTGCTGCTATGCATTATATTCAAAGTTGGATTCTGATAAAGTTCTCCTGAAGCAGTCTCCTCTGGCTCTTGCAAAAGCTCTGAAG AACCCAGTTGAGTTGGAGGGCATGAAAAACGCACATATTCGTGATGGTGCCGCTGTTGTGGAATATCTCGTCTGGTTGGATAAGCAG ATGCAAGATATTTATGGTGCTTCTGGTTACTTCCTGGAAGGGGAAAGTGCAAACAAGAAAAAGGATTC GGAAACTAGGAAACTCACTGAGGTGACCGTAAGTGACAAGCTGGAAGGTTTTCGAGCATCAAAAGAG cATTTTAGAGGCTTGAGCTTCCCTACAATTTCATCAGTGGGTCCAAATGCTGCAATCATCCATTATTCTCCAGAAGCTGAAAGTTGTGCGGAGCTTGACCCAAATAGCATCTACCTTTTTGATTCTGGAGCTCAG TATCTGGATGGGACAACTGATATAACTCGCACAGTACACTTTGGAAAACCATCAGCACATGAAAAAGCATGCTATACTGCG GTTCTCAAGGGACATATTGCCCTCGGTAATGCCCGATTTCCTAATGGAACAAATG GTCATGCTCTTGACATTCTTGCCCGCATCCCTTTATGGAAGTATGGGCTTGATTACCGGCATGGCACTGGTCATGGAATCGGGTCTTACTTGAATGTTCATGAAG GGCCCCATTTGATTAGTTTCAGACCACAGGCTCGTAATGTGCCCATTCAAGCTTCCATGACTGTAACAGATG AACCCGGATACTATGAAGATGGGAACTTTGGCATAAGATTGGAGAATGTACTTATAGTTAAGGATGGTAACACACCATTCAATTTTGGTGAAAAGGGCTACTTAGCCTTTGAGCACATTACATGG GCGCCTTATCAGAAAAAGCTAATCGATCTAAGTCTGTTATTACCCGATGAGGTCGAATGGCTGAACACCTATAATTCAAGATGCAGGGATATTTTGGCCCCATATTTAAACGAATCTGAGAACGCATGGCTGAAGAAAGCCACCGAACCTATCGTCGCATAA
- the LOC126657460 gene encoding probable NAD(P)H dehydrogenase (quinone) FQR1-like 2 has translation MGKGGGCVPSKNKRRLAVTEDPHNEPRDVPIANDDVSVDNVTATETTIPIATINELSTSSDLRIFIVFYSMYGHVEGLAKRMKKGVEGVEGVRCELYRVAETLSFDVLESMKAPAKDPEIPEITATELAEADGVLFGFPTRYGCMAAQMKSFFDSTGQLWKEQKLAGKPAGFFVSTGTQGGGQETTAWTAITQLAHHGMLFVPIGYTFGAGMFKMDSIRGGSPYGAGVYAGDGSREATELELALAEHQGKYMATVVKRLAQAA, from the exons ATGGGAAAAGGAGGCGGTTGCGTACCGAGCAAGAACAAACGCCGCCTCGCCGTCACCGAAGATCCACATAATGAACCTCGCGACGTTCCGATCGCAAACGACGACGTCTCCGTTGATAATGTGACGGCGACGGAAACAACAATACCAATTGCGACGATCAATGAGTTGTCCACGTCATCGGACTTGagaatatttattgttttttattcaaTGTACGGTCACGTGGAAGGATTAGCTAAGAGAATGAAGAAGGGAGTGGAGGGAGTTGAAGGAGTGAGATGTGAATTGTATCGAGTTGCTGAAACGCTGTCGTTTGATGTGTTGGAGAGTATGAAGGCTCCGGCTAAGGATCCGGAAATTCCGGAAATAACTGCGACTGAGTTGGCGGAGGCGGACGGTGTTTTGTTTGGGTTTCCGACTAGGTATGGTTGTATGGCTGCTCAGATGAAGTCTTTTTTTGACTCCACTGGTCAGTTGTGGAAGGAACAGAAACTCGCCGGAAAACCTGCCGGATTCTTTGTTAGTACCGGAACTCAAGGCGGCGGCCAAGAAACCACCGC ATGGACAGCAATTACCCAGTTAGCTCACCATGGAATGCTATTTGTTCCCATTGGTTACACCTTTGGAGCCGGTATGTTCAAGATGGATTCTATTCGAGGAGGCTCACCTTACGGTGCTGGTGTTTATGCCGGTGATGGCTCCAGAGAGGCAACTGAATTGGAACTGGCACTAGCAGAACATCAAGGCAAATATATGGCTACCGTAGTGAAGAGACTTGCTCAGGCGGCTTGA